One stretch of Suricata suricatta isolate VVHF042 chromosome 13, meerkat_22Aug2017_6uvM2_HiC, whole genome shotgun sequence DNA includes these proteins:
- the PLGRKT gene encoding plasminogen receptor (KT) isoform X2: MLLDILAVFCFTLNNQMSKIANASKLERQLMMQNEMRERQMALQIAWSREFLKYFGTFFGIAAISLTAGAVRRRKPAFLFPVIPLGFVFTYQYDLGYGTLLQRMRGEAEDILETEKSKLQLPRGMITFESLEKARKEQSKFFIDK, translated from the exons ATGCTTCTGGACATCTTAGCTGTTTTCTGTTTCACCCTGAATAACCAAATGTCAAAAATTGCAAATGCTTCAAAG CTGGAAAGACAGCTAATGATGCAGAATGAAATGAGAGAAAGGCAAATGGCTTTGCAGATTGCTTGGTCTCGAGAATTCCTCaaatattttggaacattttttgGCATTGCAGCCATCTCTTTAACAGCTGG GGCAGTAAGAAGGAGGAAGCCAGCCTTCCTCTTCCCGGTCATTCCGTTAGGCTTCGTCTTCACCTACCAGTACGACTTAGGATATGGAACGCTTCTCCAGAGAATGAGAG GTGAAGCTGAGGACAtactggaaacagaaaagagtaaGTTGCAGCTGCCAAGAGGAATGATCACTTTTGAAAGCCTTGAAAAAGCCAGAAAGGAACAGAGTAAATTCTTCATAGACAAATGA
- the PLGRKT gene encoding plasminogen receptor (KT) isoform X3, whose protein sequence is MLCSGFKAELERQLMMQNEMRERQMALQIAWSREFLKYFGTFFGIAAISLTAGAVRRRKPAFLFPVIPLGFVFTYQYDLGYGTLLQRMRGEAEDILETEKSKLQLPRGMITFESLEKARKEQSKFFIDK, encoded by the exons ATGCTGTGCTCAGGCTTCAAAGCTGAG CTGGAAAGACAGCTAATGATGCAGAATGAAATGAGAGAAAGGCAAATGGCTTTGCAGATTGCTTGGTCTCGAGAATTCCTCaaatattttggaacattttttgGCATTGCAGCCATCTCTTTAACAGCTGG GGCAGTAAGAAGGAGGAAGCCAGCCTTCCTCTTCCCGGTCATTCCGTTAGGCTTCGTCTTCACCTACCAGTACGACTTAGGATATGGAACGCTTCTCCAGAGAATGAGAG GTGAAGCTGAGGACAtactggaaacagaaaagagtaaGTTGCAGCTGCCAAGAGGAATGATCACTTTTGAAAGCCTTGAAAAAGCCAGAAAGGAACAGAGTAAATTCTTCATAGACAAATGA
- the PLGRKT gene encoding plasminogen receptor (KT) isoform X1 yields MGFIFSKSMNENMKKQQEFMLMNARLQLERQLMMQNEMRERQMALQIAWSREFLKYFGTFFGIAAISLTAGAVRRRKPAFLFPVIPLGFVFTYQYDLGYGTLLQRMRGEAEDILETEKSKLQLPRGMITFESLEKARKEQSKFFIDK; encoded by the exons ATGGGGTTTATATTCTCAAaatctatgaatgaaaacatgaaaaagcaaCAGGAGTTTATGCTTATGAATGCTCGACTCCAg CTGGAAAGACAGCTAATGATGCAGAATGAAATGAGAGAAAGGCAAATGGCTTTGCAGATTGCTTGGTCTCGAGAATTCCTCaaatattttggaacattttttgGCATTGCAGCCATCTCTTTAACAGCTGG GGCAGTAAGAAGGAGGAAGCCAGCCTTCCTCTTCCCGGTCATTCCGTTAGGCTTCGTCTTCACCTACCAGTACGACTTAGGATATGGAACGCTTCTCCAGAGAATGAGAG GTGAAGCTGAGGACAtactggaaacagaaaagagtaaGTTGCAGCTGCCAAGAGGAATGATCACTTTTGAAAGCCTTGAAAAAGCCAGAAAGGAACAGAGTAAATTCTTCATAGACAAATGA